A genomic window from Candidatus Edwardsbacteria bacterium includes:
- the rplL gene encoding 50S ribosomal protein L7/L12 — protein MSDKKQTIMEAIESMTVLELSELVKALEAKFDVKAAAPMAAMAAMPGAAAAPAEEKTSFDVILVSSGDKKIQVIKEVRGITSLGLKEAKDLVESAPKPVKESVAKDEAKKIKDILEAAGATVELK, from the coding sequence ATGTCGGACAAGAAACAAACCATAATGGAAGCTATCGAATCCATGACCGTACTGGAACTTTCGGAACTGGTCAAGGCTTTGGAAGCAAAATTTGACGTCAAGGCCGCCGCCCCGATGGCCGCCATGGCCGCCATGCCCGGCGCCGCCGCCGCCCCGGCCGAGGAAAAGACCAGCTTTGACGTGATCCTGGTCTCCAGCGGAGACAAGAAGATCCAGGTGATCAAGGAAGTCCGGGGCATCACCAGCCTGGGCCTGAAGGAAGCCAAGGACCTGGTGGAGAGCGCCCCCAAGCCGGTAAAGGAAAGCGTTGCCAAGGACGAGGCCAAGAAGATCAAGGATATCTTAGAGGCCGCCGGGGCTACCGTAGAGTTGAAGTAA